Sequence from the Fundulus heteroclitus isolate FHET01 chromosome 7, MU-UCD_Fhet_4.1, whole genome shotgun sequence genome:
TACCAGCCTTTAGTAAcaacaagttgtttttttttctgcagtagGCCGCACAGACGCATTCAGCAGAGGCTGTGAAGGTTAAGGTTTGCTCTTCATGTTGCACGGCTCTCCGTTTAAAGACCTTGGTTTCCACCGCTGCCAAAATGATCAAATATAAAAACTTTGATAAAGGCAAAAAATGGTAATTATTTTAGCACATAAAAAAACCCAGTTTTAATTTAATAGAATCTTTGCACACGTTAGAAGGAATGATCAACATGGCATCAAAAACTACTTTAACTTCTCTGAAATTAAATGGGCTGGAGATGCTGTAAGCAGCCGGATGTTTCTGTGTTCTTCACATGATTTAGCAAGTATGATAAATCATGAATACCTTAATACCCCTGCAGAATCTAGCAGCAACAGAAATTTAATATTCTAGGTAATGGATAACTTATGCTCTCTTTTATTGCaaatacctgtttttttttttttcatttgatgataaagaaaaatgtaatttccagCCGGCAGATGGCGCCATTTATCGGAAACCTGCATTCCTATGCAATATGGAAACCGCTCAACAATTTGTGGTTTTAAACTGATCATAGATCAAAAATATAGTAAACCTTACAACCAGTTGCTCTTTCAGCACTGTTCCCTGACCTCATCTTGCACAATGATTTCCAGACTAAAATTGAGGGTTGCAGCTGTTTCCTGATCGCAAGTTTTTAACTTTGAAATGTTCAAAGGTCTTcctgcaaaatatttttttcccaatccCCTTAagtatgagtgtgtgtgcatgattaATTTCCTGTTAGTCTCTACGTTGCCCTGTAATTCTGCCATCAAGCAGGCTGAAGGTAATATTCTACACAACAAATATTGCATCCTAAACAAGCCTTATTGATGTTTCACACATCAGTGTTGTGATTATATATTGTTCTTATGGCTACAAAGTAATCAATTTATGCAAACGAAAATGCATTTCTTGCAGCAAATCCAACCTTTATTCAATGTTCCATTCATTTATCATGGTGGACCCAAGTCTActgataatttattttaagaaagtATACCTGCCCCTTTAACGTATCTAAATcgtttaatgtgttttacttgGATTCTTTTTACATAAATCAACGCAAAGTGGTGGATAATTAATTCTGAAGTGggagaaaaagaacacaattttaaaacattactttaaaaaaaatgctttaagaaGACCTTTAACCTGATTGAAGTGAATGAATGCAGTGTAACCATCTGCCTTCAAAGGTCACATAATTAGTAAATGGAGTCCAAATGTGTCTGGAGTATAATCTCAGTTTAAATCCAGCTGCAAATGGAAATCCACCGAAAGATGGTCATCCACCTGAATTGTCAAGGAGAGCATCTTTAAAGTAGTTGAGAAGCTTCCtattactctggaggagctgtgcAAATCCAGAGCTCAGGTGGTGGTAAGTTTGTTGACAAGGAAACTTAAAATCTGGTGTTTACAGAAGAGTGGAAAGAACCGTGCTGAAGTAAGAAGGCCTGGCTGCACTTTGCCACAAACCGTGGAGGGAACTCAGCAAACATGGAAGGTGCTCGCCTTAGATTAGACCAAAATGAAACCTTTTGGCCTGCATACAAAACCAACACTGAGCGTCCATCATCagccaaacatggtggtggaaacATCCTGCGGTGGAGCTGGCCCAGGCAAAGTCAGAACGTAAATCCAAATCTAAGGCAGAGACACCGGAGCAGACCCAGAAACTCGCTGGAGGGATTATATATCACGTCTGACCTGAGAACACCGTAGGATTCCCCAGCATGAGCAGGAGGATGTCCCTggagagagggatgtctgggtttctttcctggacctgttgcccccaCAAGCTGATCTTAGATtagcagaaaacagtggatggatggatgttctcatatgctctccatccaatctgacctAACTTCAGCTAATATGGAataaagaagagagaaaagatgGTTGGACAAAGTATCGAATTGGGGGCCGAATACAttcttaaatggaaaatgtatttttttcttcaacttaacaattgttttctactttttgttggtctatcacataccACCCcatttaaacatgtaaaacatgtaaaaggTGCTGACATTTGCGACGCACTCTGCATTCAACACACGTCACTACATGCAAATACAACATAGTGACTGTCGGCTTATTTCGGAACCAACCCCGTCTTTTCTGATGGGCGATCCACATTTATATATCGATTAACGATCCAATTCCATCCATGCAAAATCCAAATATCGATCCATTTCGTCATTTTTAAGAcgcacctttattttgaaaatcacAAGGCATGAAACTAAAGGGAACAGGTTATGtactattattttaaatttagaagaatgttgtttttgatttacaTGCCTGttgagaaataaaatggtcgAATCACATTTGGGTTTTGTTGTGAGTTAATATCAATGTGAATAATAGCGTCAGATGGGCAGCTGATATCGCATATCGATCGGAAATCGTAACAGAATTTATGAAATCGGCATCATCAGCCAAACAAATCGATATATTGTATTGTGATAAAGCTGGTGCTTTACACCCCTTTTATTGTATAACAGTCACACAAGTCACTACATATCTGACACCCTGAAGTTTCCtgttaatttaaattgtttgtactgtaaaggagctataagtaagatatttactgtaaaatcaacctaaatcgtTTTCATCTGTCACCTGGGATGGCAGTAATATTCCATATAAACAATCATTCCTCTCTGTCAACAATTTATTATTCACgtttttcccctttcaaacctagaggtacagtCCAGAACcacttcagttcagagtgtagcccgtgtttacttcctggttcctcatatgagagttcccagggttcccaaaacagagcgcagcatttggtattttattttcacaaaaaagcagcagcctgcgaACATGCAAGCAAATAAGAGAATcagaccagaaataaaacagaacattataTATATCTGTCCTGTGGAACAGcaacaaaccttttaaaaacggcatattcgATTGTTATGAtgggcaagctgttgtaccgtttcgagccacaaggtgtcagtgttacttatagctcctttaatgacacaaacaataaaacataatgCAGACAGACGATGACATTTTTCTATTAGAGCCTTCTGCCTTCTGGTCACAGTTTTGTAGTTAAATATTAGACATTTCTGTCTTGAGTAAAAGCTCTTTTCATGCTTTCTCTTCTTTCAGCAGGGCGATGATGCCTTCTCGTCTGGAGGTGTACGGCGTGTGCTTCAGCTGGAGGACGTGAGCGGGAAACAGGTTCCCGCTGGGGGCGTACATCTCCTCTCCCTTCTGTCCCATCAGGGAGCGCAGCGTCTTGTTCCTGGACAGGATTTTATCGTAAAACTCCACGCCTCCTCTGGCGTACTCCCGAGACACTCCGGCGGCGCGCCGGTCTGCGCTGTAGTCGACCCACTGGCTGAGGGCATCGGAGGTGAGGAAATAAGAGACGGCGCCGATGCCCAGCGCCAGAACGTTCACCGCCCCACGCATCAGCGCGGGCCCGCCGTGCAGCCCGAACACCTGCTTCAGCACCACGCTGTACACCCACACCCCGCCCAGGCAGAACGGAGCCACGGCGGCCGTCATGAGGGGCCCGCCGGACTGTAAGCGGGCCACCTCCCGAGCGACGGCGAACTTCTGCGCCTCCAGGGAGAACACCAGCGCCTCCTTCAGAGCGCGGCCGGCCTCGCTGCTCCAGTCCACCGTTTTGCCGTTGATGAAGATGCTGCGGTTGGTTATTCCGTGCGGGTCGTCTGTGGTGCTGTTGAAGTTGGCCGGGAGGCCGATCTGGGCCCCGGCGGGAAGCCACGGGACCCCCGCGCCGACCGGGTGGAACCCGAAGGAGGCGAAGGCGGAGAATTTCTTGTCTGAGGAGACGCCAAAGTCCTTAAGCACCTACAAACGACGACAACACAGAAAAGGTTTataaaactaatccatgcgtttatttttagtcgaatagattactgcaacggtgttttcacaggtctgcctaaaaagtggatcagacagctgcagctgatccagaacgctgctgcccgcgtcctcactaagactaagaaagtagagcacatcaccccagttctaaagtccttacactggctccctgtatctcagagaatagactttaaaatccttctgttagtctataaatccctaaatggcttagcacctaaatacatcacagacttgttatcagcgtatcaaccatccagaccactcaggtcttctggctccagcgtactctgcagaaccagaaccagaactaaacatggagaagcagcatttagttcctatgctccacttatctggaacaaacttccagaaaattgtaaaggtgcggaaagcctgagttcctttaaatcaagattaaactgttctagttaactgaatcgccacttttttttttctatctacattttattcctacttgcttttattctgttttattttgctatattttaatcatgtaaagcactttgcattgtctttgtagtgaattgtgctatacaaataaatttgccttgccttgcctaatcaATGGAAATAATTAGGTAACACGATGAAACTCAGTTTTCCTGACATAGTTGGTAAATTGAATGTTAATTATCATTACTGAGAAAATAACACGGAAAAAAAAGACTATGTATAAAATGTCATTTCTTTGAATGGTATATGAATACTATCTTTAATGGAGGGACAAAGGGACTGAAGACAAGCGTCGCCACCTGCTGAAAGAGACTCTCCAGCTTTTCCGACAGCACCACTGGCTCTCCTTTATGCCAGGCCTGGTACAGCTGGCGGTAGGACGAGTCGGGGAAAACGTGGTAGAACATGTTGGCCGCGAAGACGCCTCCGCAGCTCGCGACGAGCAGCGGAGCCCGGTACTTCTGAAGAAGGACCGAGAACTTGAGCAAACGAGACGCCATGGCGTGGCTTTAATGTGGACGTTTGAGCCTGGGGCAGCAGCTTTCAGTACGTTACGCCTGTGAaggagaaacaaaataaacttccaTCAGCctatacacacaaaaaataatacatggggaaaaaatattatGTACATTTTCTGGAGCTTTAGTTGTGACAATCATGATAATGTTTCTATTATATCCTAATGTTACACAGTTGTTTACCTGCTTCTCAATTAGAAGGACTTAAAGCCAACAGAGCAAATGTAACCCCTGGAAATACAAACATATTCTAACCCATGAATAAGATAACCAAAAGTAGAAACATCCCATCAAAGTGCTGTATAGTTTATTGTTATCATGCAAAATTTCAAATTTATCATGGCAACGATAAATTCTAAGTAGTGATGCAAACTTCGTTCCTTTCCTCCAGGGCAAACCTCCTTCTCTCTGGACGTCTCTCCACCTGTTCTATGCTCTCGCTGCCgatcacaatgtcatctgcaaacatcacgGTCCATGGAGATTCCTGTCTAACCTCGTCCATCAACCCGTCTGTGACCGcagcaaaaaagaagaagctcgGAGCCGATCTTTGATGCACTCCCACATCCACCCCTCTGTCTCCCCTATAGCACACCTCGCCACTGTCTAACAGTTCACACACATGTCATGCACCAATCTGACGTCTTTGCTACTCTAGACTACCCCAACAACTCcaaaaaaagaactgaaaaatcttaaatatttgggctgtgcataaaaatcgataaaaagattattattgatgtttttaaaaaacatttaaaatcgat
This genomic interval carries:
- the tmem177 gene encoding transmembrane protein 177: MASRLLKFSVLLQKYRAPLLVASCGGVFAANMFYHVFPDSSYRQLYQAWHKGEPVVLSEKLESLFQQVLKDFGVSSDKKFSAFASFGFHPVGAGVPWLPAGAQIGLPANFNSTTDDPHGITNRSIFINGKTVDWSSEAGRALKEALVFSLEAQKFAVAREVARLQSGGPLMTAAVAPFCLGGVWVYSVVLKQVFGLHGGPALMRGAVNVLALGIGAVSYFLTSDALSQWVDYSADRRAAGVSREYARGGVEFYDKILSRNKTLRSLMGQKGEEMYAPSGNLFPAHVLQLKHTPYTSRREGIIALLKEEKA